In Alteromonas mediterranea DE, a single genomic region encodes these proteins:
- a CDS encoding NAD(P) transhydrogenase subunit alpha, protein MKIIILNESKAPDPLNNVEKRCAATPSSAQRLVKKGATLLLEAGAGLHSGYSDKEYEEVGVTIIDDVNVALSTVDMLVAVNKPSDTQLALMKKGAIVVGHLDPFFQQPLIESIAEKGLTAISVEMIPRSSRAQKMDALSSQASLAGYVMVMQAANKLPSILPMMMTPSGTIKPAKVFIIGAGVAGLQAIATAKRLGANVLAYDTRAVVAEQVESLGGKFLNIDIGETGQTKDGYAKELTDEQKAKQQEAQRDAIADSDIVITTAQLFGRKPPVLIAKETLALMKPGSVVVDMAATSGGNVEGSVAGDTVEINGVTVIGNGYWSQYVAKAATDMYANNIYNLIDEFFDDETKTFGLNLEDDILAGCVIAHDGNITNDMLNNAYKGA, encoded by the coding sequence ATGAAAATCATAATTTTAAATGAGTCAAAAGCGCCAGATCCGCTAAATAATGTGGAGAAGCGATGCGCAGCTACACCAAGCAGCGCACAACGCCTGGTGAAAAAGGGAGCAACACTACTGCTTGAAGCAGGAGCGGGGTTGCACTCAGGTTATTCAGATAAAGAATATGAAGAGGTTGGTGTAACTATTATTGATGATGTGAATGTGGCGTTATCAACCGTAGATATGCTGGTCGCTGTGAATAAACCCTCTGATACGCAGTTAGCGTTGATGAAAAAAGGGGCCATTGTGGTAGGCCATCTTGACCCTTTCTTTCAGCAACCGCTGATAGAGTCTATTGCAGAGAAGGGATTAACCGCTATTTCTGTAGAGATGATCCCCCGTTCTTCACGTGCTCAAAAAATGGATGCATTAAGTTCTCAAGCAAGCCTTGCTGGCTACGTGATGGTTATGCAGGCGGCAAATAAATTGCCGTCGATATTACCCATGATGATGACACCGTCAGGAACAATAAAGCCGGCGAAAGTATTTATTATTGGCGCTGGTGTGGCAGGCCTTCAGGCGATTGCAACCGCCAAGCGTCTGGGTGCAAATGTACTTGCTTACGACACCCGCGCGGTCGTGGCAGAGCAAGTTGAGTCGTTGGGCGGCAAGTTCTTGAACATCGATATTGGCGAAACCGGCCAAACCAAAGACGGTTACGCGAAAGAACTGACCGACGAACAAAAGGCGAAGCAGCAGGAAGCTCAGCGTGACGCTATTGCCGATTCAGACATTGTTATTACAACTGCCCAACTCTTTGGCCGCAAGCCGCCCGTTCTCATCGCCAAAGAAACGTTAGCCTTAATGAAACCAGGCAGTGTGGTGGTTGATATGGCGGCGACGTCAGGTGGAAACGTAGAAGGTTCTGTGGCAGGCGACACTGTTGAGATTAATGGTGTAACGGTCATTGGCAATGGTTACTGGAGTCAGTACGTAGCGAAAGCCGCAACCGATATGTATGCCAACAATATTTATAACCTGATTGACGAATTCTTTGACGATGAAACCAAAACCTTTGGTTTAAATTTAGAAGACGACATTCTTGCAGGCTGTGTGATAGCTCACGACGGCAATATTACCAACGATATGCTCAACAATGCATACAAAGGAGCCTAA
- a CDS encoding NAD(P)(+) transhydrogenase (Re/Si-specific) subunit beta gives MNDIVTVINLAYVMAAALFILGLKLLSHPDTAKKGNFISAIGMLVAVVVTLLHQQIISYHFILLGFVIGGAFGAWKAKTVEMTAMPEMVSLFNGFGGAASLLLGWATLAGMSLITLKTESAFTFITLFFTILVGGVTFSGSVVAWGKLSGKMSSKAVIFTGLRELSILHLIGMVVIGYFFTTDPSNPVWIYCAIALSLSFGLWATISIGGADMPVVIALLNSYSGVAACAAGLATGNTILIVTGLLVGASGLILTNIMCKAMNRSLMNVLLSGFAKPVEAGEKIEGEIKVLAAQDAFYVLEAAQAVLVVPGYGMAVAQAQHAVRELQSLLEENGCTVDYAIHAVAGRMPGHMNVLLAEADVPYDQLYEMDDVNPRMENYDVVIVIGANDVVNPAAKEMKGSPIYGMPVIEAYRAKTVFVLKRSANAGFAGVDNPLFFKDNTRMVLGDAKDTINSIIREFGDD, from the coding sequence GTGAATGATATCGTAACCGTAATAAATCTTGCGTATGTCATGGCAGCGGCACTATTCATACTGGGCCTTAAATTACTTAGCCATCCTGATACGGCGAAAAAAGGTAACTTTATATCGGCTATTGGTATGCTGGTAGCCGTGGTTGTCACCCTGCTCCACCAGCAAATCATAAGTTATCACTTTATCCTTTTAGGCTTTGTTATTGGTGGTGCATTTGGTGCGTGGAAAGCCAAGACCGTTGAAATGACGGCGATGCCCGAAATGGTCTCGCTATTTAACGGCTTTGGTGGTGCAGCGTCATTACTTCTGGGTTGGGCGACGTTAGCAGGCATGAGTCTGATCACCCTTAAAACCGAAAGCGCGTTTACCTTTATTACCTTGTTTTTCACTATTTTAGTGGGGGGCGTTACCTTCTCTGGCTCGGTTGTGGCGTGGGGTAAACTGTCGGGCAAAATGAGCTCGAAAGCGGTGATTTTCACCGGACTTCGTGAACTTAGCATTTTGCACTTAATTGGCATGGTGGTTATTGGCTACTTCTTTACCACCGACCCAAGTAACCCGGTATGGATTTACTGTGCGATTGCGTTGTCTTTAAGCTTCGGCTTGTGGGCTACTATCTCCATTGGCGGGGCAGACATGCCGGTGGTTATTGCGTTACTAAATAGCTATTCGGGTGTAGCGGCGTGTGCTGCAGGCCTTGCTACAGGCAATACCATACTTATCGTTACCGGCTTATTGGTAGGGGCTTCAGGGCTTATTCTTACCAACATTATGTGTAAAGCGATGAACCGCTCCTTGATGAACGTCCTGCTATCTGGTTTTGCTAAGCCAGTGGAGGCGGGTGAAAAGATTGAAGGTGAAATTAAGGTACTGGCTGCACAAGATGCCTTCTACGTATTGGAAGCAGCGCAAGCGGTGCTGGTTGTACCGGGTTACGGTATGGCCGTTGCGCAAGCGCAGCATGCTGTGCGCGAACTTCAATCGTTGCTAGAAGAAAACGGCTGTACGGTTGATTACGCTATTCACGCGGTAGCAGGGCGTATGCCTGGGCACATGAACGTGTTGCTTGCCGAAGCCGACGTTCCTTACGATCAGCTATACGAAATGGACGATGTTAACCCGCGCATGGAAAACTACGATGTGGTCATTGTTATTGGCGCTAACGACGTTGTTAACCCTGCCGCGAAGGAAATGAAAGGCAGCCCCATTTATGGAATGCCGGTGATTGAGGCATACCGTGCTAAGACCGTTTTTGTATTAAAACGCTCTGCGAATGCCGGATTTGCTGGTGTAGATAACCCGCTGTTTTTCAAAGACAACACGCGCATGGTATTAGGTGATGCAAAAGACACGATCAACAGTATTATCCGGGAATTTGGAGATGATTAA
- a CDS encoding serine hydrolase domain-containing protein: MLNSLRTLKLCLSQCWLVVMLFVVSQSAAADWLDDYASHVKKEASKYNVPGYAFVFYEQGKAPRVYVYGRTQKKGGESVTQDTVFRLASVSKTFTALLSAKLVEKKQLSWETPISTLLPDIPFNGKGMGALQLQHIVGQSSGFMPNAYDNLIEADYSLERVLKSLGELEPLCVPGECYTYQNALFGALEYYFSNNNTSYSRQMQANLFTPLGMNTASVGKGGLLASDSWAHPHIAIARNKWREGKVESNYYRFSPAAGVNASISDMTIYLQALLGEFPTVMSKEMVDFVTTERVRTKRETYRRGWRGMIDDAHYGLGWRIYDINGMKLNYHGGWVKGYRADVAFSPERKVGYVMLMNAESNMINSATAELWKRYLKKADAAN, translated from the coding sequence ATGCTGGCTAGTAGTAATGCTATTCGTAGTTTCACAAAGCGCCGCCGCTGATTGGCTAGACGATTACGCAAGCCACGTAAAAAAAGAAGCGTCTAAGTATAACGTGCCTGGCTATGCCTTTGTTTTTTACGAACAAGGCAAAGCGCCAAGAGTTTATGTGTATGGCAGAACACAAAAAAAAGGCGGTGAAAGCGTTACGCAAGATACTGTGTTCCGTTTAGCCTCTGTCTCGAAAACCTTTACCGCGTTGCTTTCAGCCAAACTCGTAGAGAAAAAGCAGTTAAGCTGGGAAACCCCAATATCTACGTTATTACCCGACATTCCATTTAACGGAAAAGGGATGGGAGCGCTACAGTTACAGCATATAGTGGGCCAATCCAGTGGCTTTATGCCAAACGCTTACGACAATCTTATCGAGGCAGACTACTCATTAGAACGGGTACTTAAATCACTTGGCGAACTTGAGCCTCTGTGTGTACCCGGCGAGTGTTATACCTATCAAAATGCTCTTTTCGGTGCCCTAGAATATTACTTCAGCAACAACAATACGTCGTACTCACGACAAATGCAGGCTAATTTATTCACGCCGTTAGGAATGAATACAGCAAGCGTAGGCAAAGGTGGCCTGTTAGCGTCAGACAGCTGGGCACACCCTCATATTGCTATTGCCAGAAACAAGTGGCGTGAAGGTAAAGTTGAAAGTAACTATTACCGTTTTTCTCCCGCTGCTGGCGTAAACGCTAGCATTTCAGACATGACCATTTACTTGCAGGCATTGCTTGGTGAATTTCCTACCGTTATGTCGAAAGAAATGGTGGACTTTGTTACCACTGAGCGAGTTAGAACTAAGCGCGAAACCTATCGTCGAGGCTGGCGCGGCATGATTGACGACGCTCACTATGGACTAGGCTGGCGTATTTACGATATAAACGGTATGAAACTGAATTACCACGGTGGCTGGGTGAAAGGCTATCGCGCTGATGTTGCGTTTTCACCAGAGCGCAAGGTAGGCTACGTTATGCTGATGAACGCTGAGTCAAATATGATTAATTCCGCCACGGCTGAACTATGGAAGCGCTACTTGAAAAAAGCCGACGCAGCTAATTAA
- a CDS encoding TonB-dependent receptor — protein sequence MYRKTKLACSMAAVLASAISANSAFAQNAQPNNDVEVIEVSGIRSSVAKSMDVKRSSAGVVDAISAEDIGDFPDTNLAESLQRITGVSIDRSGGEGQLITVRGFGPQFNTVLVNGRQMASENDSRAFSFDTIASELVSSLDVHKTSTATMQSGGVGSTININTARPFALNGFKMAGSVKGVYDENSEETTPQFSGLISNTFNDDTFGVLLAVSHQERETRLNQAQMDGWLENVGVPNPVTQSGEAWTGNVFSPRNYDHKVTFEERTRTNANLVFQYAPNDKLVVTADALYSDFDVESEATSYGHWFTAPNIQGVGDDGSLFDENGNRRSPTVDANGTIIDLYQEVGLATDMHAKTFDRLTDTYAIGLNFDYQYSDNLNLSFDLSHSEAEREANNGGGDQLSLIGYANRVRFQVDDNILPVASMFASPDANIYSGQQELDGAIVTGPDGFPAYNGALTPDGVSNHLDEANSRAHVMLRRGWAVEDEVSQLRFDGEYVTDGSGLTEIRFGAQYSTETKSLTRWDNEGVGIHCTYCGYPDLPEIPAGSQYVFDAGSDFLSDVSGSGRMPTSWLAHDGEANFAFLESYYQSVNGEAISFDAVRRNNSFEVEEDIISTYLEFDFEGEVADMFLSATAGVRYESTDVTVNGTQAPITGLTILDQTEMLAGFGDAQSIATESDYDVLLPNFSVRLEITDDLIARFAASSTITRPTLNSMSPVTVITTTRQGGDLTSTSGNPALEPFKSDNLDLSLEYYYDEASYASIGYFRKLVSNFIVNSQEDKTFELADGSLLTDPSTGANASAPDAGDDVAVFTNTLPNNGEDATVDGFELALQHTFDNGFGVLANGTIVDSDAELDPFDINQVFALTGLSDSYNLVAFYETDDYQIRLAYNWRDKFVQSLTQGQGDGPTIVESYQQLDISGSYSVTDNVEIFFEGINLTEEFVHKRGRFSNHLLLVEDSGRRWAFGVRGNF from the coding sequence ATGTATAGGAAAACCAAGCTTGCATGCTCAATGGCAGCAGTTTTAGCGTCTGCTATTTCTGCTAATAGTGCATTTGCCCAAAACGCGCAACCCAATAACGACGTAGAAGTGATTGAGGTAAGTGGTATCCGTTCATCGGTTGCAAAATCAATGGATGTTAAACGCAGCTCTGCCGGCGTAGTTGATGCCATAAGTGCCGAAGATATCGGTGACTTCCCTGATACCAACTTAGCTGAATCACTACAGCGTATTACCGGCGTCTCTATCGACCGTTCAGGCGGTGAAGGTCAGCTAATTACCGTGCGTGGCTTTGGCCCCCAATTTAATACGGTATTGGTGAATGGCCGTCAAATGGCGTCAGAAAACGACTCTCGCGCTTTTAGCTTCGACACGATTGCTTCTGAGTTAGTAAGTAGCCTTGATGTGCATAAAACGTCAACGGCCACAATGCAGTCTGGTGGTGTAGGCTCTACTATAAATATTAATACCGCACGCCCATTTGCGTTAAACGGTTTTAAAATGGCGGGTTCTGTAAAAGGCGTGTACGACGAAAATAGCGAAGAAACCACGCCTCAATTCTCTGGCCTTATCAGCAATACTTTTAACGATGATACCTTCGGTGTATTGCTTGCCGTCTCACACCAAGAACGTGAAACTCGCTTAAATCAGGCACAAATGGACGGCTGGTTAGAAAACGTCGGCGTACCAAACCCCGTTACACAGTCAGGCGAAGCTTGGACAGGCAATGTATTTTCACCGCGCAACTACGATCACAAAGTCACCTTTGAAGAGCGCACCCGTACTAACGCCAACTTAGTATTCCAATACGCCCCTAACGATAAGCTTGTGGTTACAGCAGATGCCCTGTATTCCGATTTTGACGTAGAGTCAGAAGCGACGTCATACGGCCATTGGTTTACCGCACCTAACATTCAAGGGGTGGGTGATGACGGTAGCTTATTTGACGAAAACGGCAATCGCCGCAGTCCGACAGTTGATGCAAACGGCACCATTATCGACTTGTATCAAGAGGTGGGTTTGGCGACAGATATGCACGCCAAAACGTTCGATCGTTTAACTGATACTTATGCCATCGGTCTGAACTTTGATTATCAGTACTCAGATAACTTAAACCTATCGTTCGATTTAAGTCATTCAGAAGCCGAACGCGAAGCCAATAACGGTGGCGGCGATCAGCTATCACTTATTGGCTATGCCAACCGCGTACGCTTCCAAGTCGACGACAATATCCTGCCTGTTGCTAGCATGTTTGCCTCGCCAGATGCCAATATTTATAGCGGTCAACAGGAGTTAGATGGCGCTATTGTTACAGGTCCTGACGGCTTCCCTGCCTACAACGGTGCACTAACCCCCGATGGCGTAAGCAATCACCTTGATGAAGCTAACAGCCGTGCCCACGTAATGCTGCGCCGCGGATGGGCAGTAGAAGACGAAGTGAGCCAACTGCGATTTGACGGTGAGTACGTAACCGACGGCAGCGGCTTAACCGAAATTCGCTTTGGTGCACAATACAGCACCGAAACCAAATCACTTACGCGTTGGGACAATGAAGGTGTAGGCATACACTGTACTTACTGTGGTTATCCAGATTTACCGGAAATACCAGCAGGTAGCCAATACGTTTTTGACGCGGGTAGCGACTTCCTTTCTGACGTAAGCGGAAGCGGCCGTATGCCAACCTCTTGGCTTGCCCATGATGGCGAAGCCAACTTTGCGTTTTTAGAATCTTACTACCAAAGCGTAAACGGCGAAGCTATTAGTTTTGATGCGGTACGCCGTAATAATAGCTTTGAAGTAGAAGAAGATATTATCTCAACGTACCTTGAGTTCGATTTCGAAGGTGAAGTAGCCGACATGTTCTTAAGCGCAACTGCAGGCGTGCGCTATGAATCAACCGACGTCACGGTTAACGGAACGCAAGCCCCAATAACAGGCTTAACTATTCTAGATCAAACCGAAATGCTCGCGGGCTTTGGTGATGCCCAAAGCATTGCCACTGAGTCTGATTACGATGTTTTGTTGCCAAACTTCAGCGTACGTTTAGAAATTACCGACGATTTAATTGCGCGCTTTGCGGCAAGTTCAACCATTACCCGCCCCACGCTAAACAGCATGTCGCCGGTAACGGTAATTACGACTACCCGTCAAGGTGGCGACTTAACCTCAACCAGTGGTAATCCTGCGCTAGAGCCGTTTAAGTCAGATAACTTAGACTTGTCGCTTGAGTATTACTACGACGAAGCAAGCTATGCGTCAATTGGTTACTTCAGAAAGCTCGTATCAAACTTTATTGTTAATAGCCAAGAAGACAAAACCTTCGAGCTTGCTGACGGCAGTCTGCTAACAGACCCGTCTACAGGAGCGAACGCAAGCGCACCAGATGCGGGTGACGACGTGGCGGTGTTTACCAATACGCTACCCAATAACGGTGAAGACGCCACGGTAGATGGCTTCGAACTTGCGCTTCAACACACCTTTGATAACGGCTTTGGTGTACTGGCTAACGGTACCATTGTTGACAGTGACGCCGAGCTAGACCCGTTCGATATTAACCAAGTATTTGCGCTAACCGGTTTAAGTGATTCTTACAACTTGGTGGCATTTTATGAAACTGACGACTATCAAATTCGTCTTGCCTATAACTGGCGTGACAAGTTTGTTCAGTCGTTGACACAAGGGCAGGGTGACGGCCCAACCATTGTTGAGTCTTATCAACAGCTTGACATTAGCGGTAGCTACAGCGTGACAGACAATGTAGAAATTTTCTTTGAAGGTATTAACCTTACAGAAGAATTTGTGCATAAACGCGGTCGCTTCTCTAATCACTTGCTGTTGGTTGAAGACAGCGGCAGACGTTGGGCCTTCGGTGTGCGCGGAAACTTTTAG
- a CDS encoding tryptophan halogenase family protein, with protein sequence MTTATPITHIVVVGGGSAGWLTAGRIAAQHQCATRKDIKVTLVESPNVPIIGVGEGTWPTMRSTLIALGISETTFIKECDATFKQGAKFAKWTTGEESDFYYHPLMLPQGFSQTNLGPYWQTVAPELNESFSHAVCVQEAICEAGCAPKSIRHAEFAGTANYAYHLDAGKFTAFLTKHCTEKLGVHHVLADVNHVESFDNGDIKALHTEQGVIVEGDLYVDCTGFKSMLLGEHYKVPFIPCDDVLFIDRALAVHVPYDTPQSPIASHTISTAQDAGWIWDIGLQSRRGVGHVYSSRHQNKDEAYARLDTYVRQTSSLNGIDDINVKDITIQSGHRQRFWQNNCVAVGLAAGFLEPLEASALVLVELSASMIAEQLPANRAVMAIVAKRFNDTFSYRWQRIIDFLKLHYMLSKREDSAFWRDNRDSHTIPDSLKELLALWQYHPPSDKDFTSNNEVFPAASYQYVLYGMGFTSQLGTHQQWVNADFAKQQLMQNRKARSMAVEKLPKHRELINKIHQFGLQAV encoded by the coding sequence ATGACAACAGCAACTCCCATAACGCACATTGTAGTAGTCGGTGGCGGCAGCGCAGGGTGGCTTACGGCTGGTCGTATTGCAGCGCAGCATCAGTGCGCTACCCGCAAAGACATTAAAGTAACCTTAGTAGAAAGCCCCAATGTGCCTATTATTGGCGTGGGTGAAGGCACTTGGCCTACCATGCGCTCAACACTAATTGCATTGGGTATTAGCGAAACTACATTCATCAAAGAGTGTGACGCCACATTCAAGCAAGGCGCAAAGTTCGCTAAATGGACTACCGGTGAAGAGAGCGATTTTTACTACCACCCTCTTATGCTGCCCCAAGGGTTTTCGCAAACTAATTTAGGCCCTTACTGGCAGACGGTAGCACCAGAATTAAACGAATCTTTTTCCCATGCAGTGTGTGTACAAGAAGCTATATGTGAAGCAGGCTGCGCACCTAAAAGCATACGCCACGCAGAGTTTGCAGGCACCGCAAACTATGCTTATCACTTAGATGCAGGAAAGTTTACCGCCTTTTTAACCAAACACTGCACTGAAAAACTAGGTGTACACCATGTGCTGGCCGATGTTAACCACGTCGAAAGCTTTGATAACGGCGATATTAAAGCCCTTCATACCGAGCAAGGGGTAATAGTAGAGGGCGACCTTTATGTTGACTGTACCGGCTTCAAATCTATGCTGCTTGGCGAACACTACAAGGTGCCGTTTATTCCCTGCGACGATGTACTTTTTATCGACCGCGCGTTGGCAGTACACGTACCTTACGACACGCCACAAAGTCCTATTGCCTCACACACTATTTCCACCGCACAAGACGCCGGTTGGATTTGGGATATTGGTTTGCAGTCGCGCCGTGGCGTAGGTCACGTTTATTCCAGCAGGCACCAAAATAAAGATGAAGCCTATGCTCGCCTAGACACTTACGTTCGCCAAACCAGTTCTTTAAATGGTATAGACGATATAAACGTAAAAGATATCACCATTCAAAGTGGACACAGACAGCGCTTTTGGCAGAACAACTGCGTAGCCGTTGGCCTAGCGGCGGGTTTTTTAGAGCCTTTAGAAGCCTCTGCCTTAGTACTGGTTGAACTGTCTGCCTCAATGATTGCCGAACAATTGCCTGCAAATCGCGCTGTGATGGCTATTGTGGCGAAGCGATTCAACGATACTTTTTCGTACCGTTGGCAGCGAATTATCGACTTTTTAAAACTGCACTACATGTTAAGCAAGCGAGAAGACAGTGCATTTTGGCGAGACAATCGCGATAGTCACACCATTCCGGACTCATTAAAAGAATTACTGGCGTTGTGGCAATACCACCCGCCCAGTGACAAAGACTTCACCAGCAATAATGAGGTATTTCCCGCGGCAAGCTATCAGTATGTGCTGTACGGTATGGGCTTTACCTCTCAACTAGGTACGCATCAGCAATGGGTGAACGCCGACTTTGCCAAGCAACAGTTGATGCAGAACAGGAAAGCACGCAGCATGGCGGTGGAGAAACTGCCTAAGCATCGCGAGCTTATCAATAAAATTCACCAATTCGGCCTGCAGGCCGTTTAA
- a CDS encoding NAD(P) transhydrogenase subunit alpha — protein MEIIYLLFIVLLAAFLGFELIRKVPATLHTPLMSGSNAISGITLVGALAASGSDNNLLTTILGTAAVALASINVVGGYLVTDRMLGMFKKKQK, from the coding sequence ATGGAAATCATTTACCTACTTTTCATTGTGCTTTTGGCAGCGTTTTTGGGTTTTGAGTTAATTCGAAAAGTGCCTGCAACGCTGCATACGCCCTTGATGTCAGGCTCTAATGCTATTTCTGGTATCACGCTGGTTGGCGCATTAGCCGCGTCGGGTAGCGATAATAACTTGCTCACTACCATATTGGGCACGGCAGCTGTGGCGCTGGCGAGTATAAACGTGGTGGGTGGCTATCTTGTGACCGACCGCATGCTTGGCATGTTTAAGAAAAAACAAAAATAA
- the speA gene encoding biosynthetic arginine decarboxylase: MSDWSIEEAERVYGVSQWGGGYFQIGENGNVHITPVPEDPSIRIDFNSVIEDIRKEGVQFPVVVRFHDILRSQVAGLNKAFRHAIEEAEYQGQYQGVYPVKVNQMREVVEEIVDAGKPYNYGLEAGSKAELLTVLAMNTNEESLTILNGYKDDEVMRLALLGRKLGRRVVVVVEKFTELLLLVKTAKELGIEPIIGVRSKMTVKGRGKWESSGGERAKFGLTITEIINAARYLEEQGMAHCLKLLHFHIGSQLTDIRAVKEAVTEGARIYADLHKMGFALDYVDVGGGLGIDYDGSNSTNESSRNYSMQEYVADVVYGMKEMCDLEGVPHPHLVSESGRAITAHHSCVITEIVGEIKTNAAQMDTSATEGEHFFLKNMRELADTFDEQTNMHEVYNDASQYKEQALDAFKLRVLPLEELGKIETLYWDIMGRLQKWYRNEEYVPEELQELDYSLSSQYLCNFSVFQSAADTWAIDQLLPVVPLIRMNEEPTVNCSLVDITCDSDGKIDQFTIGREITDVLPMHPLKKDEPYYIGLFLTGAYQDVMGDMHNLFGRLNEVHIYSYDDDPEDFYIEEVVKGSSVEDVLNVMQYNPRAMASDVKRMIDRQVWDGKLNPREGVRWTDFYENCLAGYTYLKQ; the protein is encoded by the coding sequence TTGTCAGATTGGAGCATCGAAGAAGCGGAGCGCGTCTATGGCGTATCTCAATGGGGTGGCGGCTATTTTCAAATTGGTGAAAATGGCAACGTGCATATTACCCCTGTGCCTGAAGATCCTAGCATTCGAATCGACTTTAATTCGGTAATAGAAGATATTCGCAAAGAAGGCGTGCAGTTTCCTGTTGTTGTGCGTTTTCACGATATTCTTCGCTCGCAAGTTGCAGGCTTAAACAAAGCATTTCGACACGCCATAGAAGAAGCCGAGTATCAAGGTCAGTACCAAGGTGTTTACCCGGTTAAAGTTAACCAAATGCGTGAAGTGGTTGAAGAAATTGTTGATGCAGGCAAACCCTATAATTATGGCTTAGAAGCAGGGTCTAAGGCAGAACTGCTTACTGTTCTGGCTATGAATACAAACGAAGAATCGCTGACCATTTTAAACGGTTACAAAGACGACGAAGTTATGCGTTTAGCGCTTCTTGGTAGAAAGCTCGGTCGACGGGTTGTCGTTGTTGTTGAGAAATTTACCGAGCTTCTATTGCTTGTAAAAACCGCTAAAGAATTAGGCATTGAGCCTATCATTGGCGTTCGCTCAAAAATGACCGTAAAAGGTCGTGGTAAGTGGGAAAGTTCTGGCGGCGAACGTGCGAAATTTGGTTTAACGATCACTGAAATTATTAACGCGGCGCGCTATTTAGAAGAGCAGGGCATGGCCCACTGCTTGAAACTATTGCATTTCCATATTGGCAGTCAGCTAACCGATATACGAGCGGTAAAAGAAGCCGTTACAGAGGGCGCGCGAATCTACGCCGACCTTCATAAGATGGGCTTTGCCCTAGACTATGTTGACGTGGGCGGTGGCTTAGGTATCGATTACGATGGCAGTAACTCAACGAATGAGTCGTCGCGTAATTACAGCATGCAAGAATACGTTGCTGATGTTGTATATGGCATGAAAGAAATGTGCGATTTAGAAGGTGTGCCGCACCCTCACCTTGTAAGTGAGAGTGGACGCGCTATTACCGCCCACCATAGCTGTGTTATTACCGAAATTGTTGGAGAGATTAAAACCAACGCGGCACAGATGGATACCTCAGCAACAGAGGGTGAACATTTCTTTTTGAAAAATATGCGTGAGCTTGCCGACACCTTTGACGAACAAACCAATATGCACGAAGTGTATAACGATGCGTCTCAATACAAAGAGCAGGCATTAGATGCCTTTAAACTGCGCGTTTTACCCTTAGAAGAGTTGGGCAAAATAGAAACCCTTTATTGGGATATTATGGGCCGCTTACAGAAGTGGTATCGCAACGAAGAATACGTACCGGAAGAGTTACAAGAATTGGATTACAGTTTGTCATCACAATACCTTTGTAACTTCTCTGTTTTCCAGTCGGCTGCCGATACGTGGGCAATCGACCAGCTTCTGCCGGTAGTGCCGCTTATTCGTATGAACGAAGAGCCCACGGTGAACTGTTCGTTGGTTGATATTACGTGCGACAGCGACGGTAAAATTGACCAGTTCACTATTGGGCGCGAGATCACCGACGTATTGCCCATGCACCCGCTTAAGAAAGACGAGCCTTACTATATTGGGCTATTCTTAACAGGGGCATACCAAGACGTGATGGGCGATATGCACAACTTGTTTGGTCGCCTAAACGAAGTGCACATTTACAGCTACGATGACGACCCTGAAGACTTCTATATTGAAGAGGTAGTGAAAGGCTCTTCGGTAGAAGATGTGCTTAATGTTATGCAATATAACCCTCGTGCGATGGCATCAGATGTAAAACGCATGATTGATAGACAAGTATGGGACGGAAAGTTGAACCCTCGTGAAGGTGTTCGCTGGACCGATTTCTATGAAAACTGTTTAGCCGGTTACACCTACTTAAAACAGTAA